The nucleotide sequence CAGAAAAATTCCGTGGCTATCGCGAGGCGGGTATCAACCGTCTGTCCATCGGCATTCAGAGCTTCAACCCGCAGCATCTGCAAGTGCTGGGCCGTATCCACGACGGCGACGAGGCGCGTCGTGCCATCGACATCGCGCTGTCCTGTTTCGATAACGTCAATCTGGACCTGATGTACGCCTTGCCCGGCCAGAGCGTGGAGCAGGCGCTGCAGGATCTGGATACCGCGCTGTCTTATGGCATCACCCATTTGTCGGCCTATCACCTCACCATCGAGCCCAATACGCTGTACGCGGTGCGCACGCCGCAGAATTTGCCGGATGACGAGATTTCTGCCGATATGCAGGACGCCATCGAAGCGCGGCTGGCGCAAGCTGGTTTCGAACACTACGAAACGTCAGCTTTTGCCCGTCCGGGGCGGCGTAGCCGTCATAACGTCAATTACTGGCAGTTTGGCGACTATCTGGGTATTGGTGCCGGTGCCCACGGCAAGATCAGCAACCACGAAGGCATCGTGCGCGAAATGCGCCACAAGCAGCCGGCGGCCTATATCCAGGCGGTGGCCGACGGCCAGCCGGTGCAAAGCAGCCGCAAGGTGAAGCGCGACGAATTGCCGTTTGAATTCATGATGAATCTGTTGCGGCTGACCGGCGGCTTCGAGACGCGCCTGTTTACCGAGCGTACCGGTTTGCCTGTATCCTGTATCCGCAATGAATTGCAGCAGGCCATCCAGCAAGGATTGCTGGAGCAGGATGCCACCACCATTCGCCCCACTCTGCAGGGGCAACGTTTTCTCAATGACCTGTTAACCCTGTTTCTCGGGGACGGAGACCAGTAAATGACCAAAGAAATCATCCATACCGAACATGCCCCGGCCGCCATCGGTGCCTACTCCCAGGCTGTGAAGGCAGGCAATACCGTTTACCTGTCCGGCCAGATCCCGCTGGACCCGGCCACCATGACCGTGGTCGAAGGTGGCTTTGCTGCCGAAACCCATCAGGTATTCAAGAACCTGAAAGCGGTGTGCGAAGCCGCCGGAGGCAGCCTGGACCAGATCGTCAAGCTCAATGCCTATCTGACCGACCTGTCCAACTTCGCCACCTTCAATGAAATCATGGGCCAGTATTTCAGCCAGCCTTACCCGGCACGTGCTGCCGTGGGTGTGGCCAGCCTGCCCAAGGGCGTGCAGGTGGAAGCCGAAGCGGTACTGTTCCTGGGCTGATTTTCCGCCCGACTGCACTAGAAACAGGCGATCTTGATCGCCTGTTTTTTATTGTGCGGCTGTCCCTGACTGATGGCGCAGCAGCCAGCACAGCTGGAATCGGCTTTCATCTGGAGTCCGATCCCTGCTGGTGGAGTGCTGGCCATGTCGCGTCTTCTTCCCCTGCTGTTCTGGCTACTGGTGCCGGCCGTGCTACAGGCTGCCGTATTCAAGTGTATTGGCCCGCAAGGGCAGCATAGTTATCAGGACCATCCCTGTCCGGCCGATCACCGCAGTCATACCTTGCAGGGTGGCAGCTTCAGTCTGGTAACGCGTGAGCCCTATCAGCTGCGCGAGCTGCAAGACAGCCGGCAGCAAACGGCCAAACAAGCCAGGGCCATGCAGCAGGAGCAAGCCAAGGCGCTGCAGTTGCGCCAGCGGCAGGCTCTGCAGCAACGCAAACAGTGCGCCCGCCTGCAAGCCAGACAGCAAACGCTGCAGCGCCAGTTGACCCTCAGCCGTTCTCCCTTGCAAACACAGCGTTTGCAGAGCCGGCTTGCCAGTATGGCAAATGACTTGCACGATGCGGCTTGCCTATCCTGATGCGAGACCGCCATGCGCCGCTACACTTTTGAAATCGTCAATGTATTCGCTGAAACGCCCTTCGGTGGCAATCCGCTGGCCGTGTTCTGCCAGGCCGAGGGGCTGAGCGAGCTGGAAATGCAGCTGCTGGCGCGGCAGATGAACCTGTCGGAAACCGTATTCCTGCTGCCGTCCTCGCAAGCGAATGCACAGCTGCGCATTTTTACGCCAGCGCATGAGCTGCCTTTTGCCGGCCATCCCGTACTCGGAGCCGCCAGTGTGCTGCATCGCCGGCAGTCGCTGGGGGAGGCGTTCACCCTGCAGACTGCTGCTGGCGTGATTCCCATCCAGCATCAGGATGGTTTGTTTACCCTGCAGGCCAATGCCGCCAGCGAGCGCCCATCCGGCCTGAATGCCGAACAGGCCGCAGCCATGCTGGGTTTGCCGGCACAGGCGGTGCTGGAGGCTCCTGCATGGCTGAATACCGGCAGCGAGCAGCTGCTGGTGGCGGCAGCCAGCCGCGATGCCGTTTTGGCGGCACGCCCGGTAGCCGAGCTGTTTCTGCGTGATGCCTGCTTGCAGCCCGGCCGCAGTGTGGCCTATCTGTGGCACGAGGCCGATGGTGTGGCGACTGTTCGGCTGTTTTACGGACAGGATGGTGCGGTGCTGGAAGACCCGGGTACTGGCTCGGCTTGCGCCAATCTGGGCGGCTGGTGCAGCCTGCACCAGCGCTATCCCTTGCAATGGCGGGTAGAGCAGGGCGCGGTGCTGCAGCGCCCCAGTGTATTGCACTTGACGGTGGATGATGCGCGTCGTATTTATGTCGGCGGTAAGGTGGTGGCGCTGGCACAAGGCGAGTTGACTTTGTGAAACAAGCGTGTGACTTGACGCAATGCCGACCCGTTGGCATGCTAGAGTCGCAGCTCCAAACTAGCGTTTCATAAAGACAGACAACACGAGGAAAGACATCATGAGCAAGTTGTGGAAAGCGGCCGCTTTGGCCCTTGGATTAGCCGCATTGTCGCATAGCGTGCTGGCCGACAGCCCGATTGGCAGCTGGAAAACCATCGACGACGACACCAAGCAGGCCAAGGCTGTGGTGCAGATTGCCGAAGGTGCCAACGGCGAATTGTCCGGCAAGATCGTCAAGCTGTTCCAGAACCCGGAAGTGGTGTGCGAGGCCTGCGATGGCGACCGCAAGGGCAAGCCGGTCAGCGGCATGACCATTCTGTGGGGCCTGAAGAAAGACGGCGACAGCTGGGCCAATGGCAAGATTCTTGACCCGCATAACGGCAAGGTTTACAGCGCCAAGATGAAACTGGTAGACGGTGGCAAAAGGCTGGAAGTACGCGGCTTCCTGGGCGTGTCGCTGCTGGGGCGTACCCAGGTGTGGGAACGTCAGCAATAAGCCTGTCCGACGCGACAGCCAGGGCGGAGTGCCGGCAGCGGCCTCCGCCTTGTTTTTTGGGTACAATCGGCGCTGATGACCCATGCCAACGACCTCGCCGGGCAGCCGCTCAATGTAGCACCAGCCCTGGCCAAGAAACTCGACAAGCTAGGCCTGCACCGGCGCTTTGACCTGGTGTTGCACCTGCCGCTGCGCTACGAAGATGAAACCCATCTCTATCCCATCACGGCGGCACCCTACGGCCAGCCGGTGTTGGTCGAGGGGCGGGTCATTGGCCACGAAGTCCAATTCCGTCCACGCAAACAGCTATTGGTGCGCATCGAGGATGCCGGCGGTGTGCTGCTGCTGCGCTTCATCCACTTTTATCCCAGCCAGCTCAAGCAGTTTGCCGATGGTGCCCTGGTGCGGGCCATGGGTGAGATCCGCCGTGGCTTCCACGGCGACGAGATGGTGCATCCGAAAACGCGCGAGGTGGTCGATGGCACGCCGCTGGCTGAAAGCCTGACGCCGGTGTATCCCACGGTCAACGGCGTGACCCAGCCCATGTTGCGCAAGCTGATTCGCAGCGAGCTGCAAAGCCTGCCATTGCCGGAAACCTTGCCCCCCGCCGCCATTGCCCATCTGCAGCTGCAAAGCTTTGCCGATGCCGTGCGGCTCTTGCATTCACCGCCACCGGAATACAGTGCCAGCCAGCTGAGCGAGCCTGCTTTGCCGGCATGGCAAAGGCTGAAGTTTGACGAGTTGATGGCGCAGCAGTTATCGATGCGTCTGGCTTATCGTGCCAGACGGCAGGGCCGGGCTCCGGTGGTGCGCGGCAGCGGCCGTCTGCGTGAGGCGTTGTTTGCCAGCCTGCCGTTCCGTCTCACGGCGGCGCAGCGCAAGGTGCTGGACGAAATCGATGCCGATCTTGCCCAGGCGCATCCCATGCATCGTTTGCTGCAGGGCGACGTGGGCAGTGGCAAAACCGTGGTGGCGGCGCTGGCCGCACTCACCGCCATCGAGGCCGGGTTTCAGGTGGCACTGATGGCACCGACAGAAATCCTGGCCGAGCAGCATTATCGCAAGTTGTCCGGCTGGCTTGCCCCCCTTGGGCTGACCGTCAGCTGGCTCTCTGGCAGCCTGCGCAAAAAGCAGAAAGAGCTAGCGCTGGAGCAGATGGCCAGTGGCACGGCCCATCTGGTAGTGGGAACACATGCCCTGTTTCAGGACGGCGTGGATTTTGCCCGGCTGGGGCTGGCCATTGTCGATGAGCAGCATCGTTTTGGTGTTGGCCAGCGGCTGGCGCTCAAGCAAAAAGGCCAGGAACCACATCAGCTGATGATGTCGGCCACACCGATTCCGCGCACCCTGGCCATGAGCTTCTACGCCGACCTGGATGTGTCGGTCATCGACGAGCTGCCGCCGGGACGAACTCCCATCGTCACCAAGCTGATCAACAGCAGTCGGCGTGAGGAAGTCGTCGATTTCGTCCACAAGACCTGCAGTGAAGGCCAGCAGGTGTACTGGGTGTGCCCGCTGATCGAAGAGTCGGAAACCCTGCAACTGCAGACTGCGGTCGAAACCCACCGCCAACTGGCTGCGCAACTGGGGCAGTGGCATGTTGGCCTGCTGCATGGCCGCATGAAAGCGGATGAAAAGGCAGCCGTCATGGCCGCTTTTGGCAGTAACCAGTTGCAAATCCTGGTGGCCACCACAGTCATCGAAGTTGGTGTGGACGTGCCCAATGCCTCGCTGATGGTGATAGAGCATGCCGAGCGCATGGGGCTGGCCCAATTACACCAGTTGCGGGGCCGGGTAGGGCGGGGCAGCGCACGCAGCGTCTGCATGCTGCTGTTTGAAAACCCGCTGTCCGATATTGCCAAGGCACGCTTGAAAGTGATTTATGAGAATGTTGATGGCTTCGAGATCGCTCGTCAGGATTTGCTGATCCGTGGCCCGGGCGAGTTTCTCGGTGCGCGCCAAAGCGGAGTGCCCATGCTGCGCTTTGCCAATCTGGAAGACGATATCGAACTGCTGGAGGCGGCGCGGGAGCTGGCACCGGAAATACTGGCGCGCTGGCCAGAGGCCGCAGATGCCCATCTGGAGCGCTGGCTGTCTGGCCGCGAACAATTCCTCAAGGCATGAATGTCCGCGCAGTGACAGGTCAAGCTGGCTAGTGCGGGCCGCGATTCAGCTGGAAGCGGGCTGTGGTTTTTCTCCGTTATTGATCTGTGCAATCGCTATTGCAGATAGGTAAGGCGTATGCAAAAAAAAGCGCCTCATCCGTAAGGATGAGGCGTCAAGGGATTGCTGCAAACAACAAAGGAGAAACCATGATGAAACATGATTATATTAGCAAATTATAAAGTTCGGAATCAATGCTGAATAATCGCTTGTTTGATGTAGGTCAAATTTGACCCGTCATGATGAGGATCATAGAAAAAGCCGCCCTTGGGCGGCTTTTTCGGTAGTCGCAAGCTGGATTACTTCAGCCAGTTACTAGCCAGGTAATACAGGCTGCCAGATAGCAACATGGCAACCGGCATGGTAAACAGCCAGGCGAGAAGAATGGAGCGCACGGTAGACCACTGCAGGCCGGCCTTGTCGGCCACCATGGTGCCGGCTACGCCGCTGGATAGCACATGCGTGGTCGAAACCGGCAAGCCAAACTGACTGGCCAGGCCAATGGAAACCGCGGCTGTCAGCTGCGCCGACATCCCTTGTGCATAAGTCATGTCTTTCTTGCCAATGCCTTCGCCAACGGTTTTTACCACGCGACGCCAGCCGATCATGGTGCCACCACCCAGTGCCAATGCCACCGCGATGATGACCCAGGTGGGTGCATACTCGGTGGTAACGGTCAGGTCCTTGCGCAGATTGCTCAGCAGCTGCTTGTCATCGGCATTCAGATTCGGCAGCGAAGCCGCCTTTTTGGCTGCATCGTCCAGGCAGAGCAGGTCGGTACGGACATCCCAGCGCTTGTTGTCCGGCAGGCTGCGGTAGCTGCTGCCATCGCCAAGTGCGGTGATCAGATTATCAGCGGTACGCAGGGTGTCACGCGGTCGGCAGTCGTGGATATTGCTGCCTGCGACCGTCGGTTTGAACATGGTATCCAGCGCAGTCTGGTGGCGATTGTAGAATTGCTGCAGGTGCAAGGCCGCATCGCGGGTGCGTTCGATCTGGTAAGGCGTGCTGTCCAGATTGAGTACATATTTGGCCGGAACGATGCCGATCAGCACCAGCATGATCAGGCCGACGCCTTTTTGACCATCGTTGGAGCCGTGGGAGAAGCTGACCCCCATGGAGCTGACGATCAGCATGAAACGCATCCAGAATGGAGGATGCTTGCGTCCTTCAACCTGTTGGCGCTGGAAAGGCGTCTTGTGCATATTGCTTTGCGGACGGGCACGCCGCAGGCTGATGACCAGCAGGCCGGACAAAAAGGCACCGACCAGTGGCGAGCACAGCAAGGACAAACCCACATCGATGGCTTTGCCCCAGTTCACCCCTTGCGACAAAGGGGTGCCGTTGATCAGACAGTTGGCCAGACCCACACCGAGGATGGCGCCGATCAGGGTGTGCGAGCTGGAGGCCGGTAGGCCGAAATACCAGGTACCCAGATTCCAGGCAATGGCTGCCGCGAGCAAGGCAAACACCATGGCCATGCCGCGCGCGGTATTGACTGAAACCAGCAGGTCTACCGGCAGCAGGTGCACGATGGCGTAGGCGACGGCCAGGCCACCAGTCAATACCCCGAGAAAGTTGAAGACGCCCGAGGCAAAAACCGCCAGACGCGGCTTCATCGACTGGGTATAAATGACGGTAGCGACCGCATTGGCCGTATCGTGAAAACCGTTGATGAACTCGAAGGCCAGGACAAAGCCCAGCGACAGAATCAGGGTAATGGCCACATGGGTGTCCAGCCCTGCAAAGAGGTCCAGCATGATCGTGAAAATCGTGTAAAGGAAAGCCGGGATTGTTGTGTCCAGACCTTCAGGCGTCAAGTAAATGAAACAAAAAAAACGGGGCTTGTCGTTTTCCCGTCGTGGCAATGGGGCTGTTCTTGACAGGCTGGTCTTTCGCCCGGTTTTTTCAGGATTTATCGGATGGCCGGCGCAGGAATATCAAGCAAGAAGCGACTGCTGCATAAAGCAACACCCCGCATGCATGGAGGCAGGCGGGGTGTCGGTAGCAGCCAGCTGTCTTAGCCGAATTTACCGGTGATGTAATCCTCGGTAGCCTTTTGTTTGGGCGCGGTGAAGATATTGTCGGTTTCGCCGAATTCCACCAGCTCGCCCAGATACATATAGGCAGTGAAGTCGGATACCCGGGCTGCCTGCTGCATATTGTGGGTCACAATCGCGATGGTGTAGTCCTCTTTCAGCTCATGTATCAGTTCTTCGATGTGAGCAGTTGAAATCGGGTCCAGCGCAGAGGTCGGTTCGTCCAGCAGCAGTACTTCCGGGCGGGATGCCACCGCGCGGGCAATGCACAAACGCTGCTGCTGGCCGCCGGACAGTGAATTGCCGGACTGCTTCAGCTTGTCCTTCACTTCATCCCACAGCGCAGCCTTGCGCAGGGCCCACTCCACCCGGTCATCCATTTCGGTCTTGGCCAGCTTCTCGTACAGCTTCACCCCGAAAGTGATGTTGTCGTAGATGGACATGGGGAAGGGGGTTGGCTTCTGGAACACCATGCCCACCTTGGCGCGCAGCAGGTTGATATCCACGTCGCGGCCCAGGATGTTGTTACCGTCCAGCAGGATTTCACCTTCGGAGCGCAGCCCCGGATATAGCTCGTACATGCGATTGAAGGTACGCAGCAGCGTGGATTTTCCGCAGCCGGACGGGCCGATGAAGGCCGTGACCATGCGCGGGGCAATATCCAGATTGATGTTCTTCAATGCGTGGAAGTTGCCGTAGAAAAAGTTCAGATTCTTGACCTGAAGCTTGACATTGTTATCAGCCATAGTCGTCATGCCTTAATGCGATTGGGTTTTCTGGCTGCCCATCCAGCGGGCAACAATATTAAGCGTCAACACGCTCAGGGTAATCAGCAAAGCACCGGTCCAGGCCAGGGTGTGCCAGTCTTCGTACGGGCTCATGGCAAACTGGAAAATCACGATGGGCAAGTTGGCCATCGGCTGGTTCATATTGCTGTTGAAGAACTGGTTGTTCAGTGCGGTAAACAGCAAGGGTGCGGTTTCCCCTGAAATGCGCGCAATGGCCAGCAGGATACCGGTCATCACGCCGGCCTTGGCCGAACGCAAGGTAACGTACAGCGTGATTTTCCACTGCGGCGAACCCAGCGCGGCGGCGGCTTCGCGCAGGGTATTGGGTACCAGGCGCAGCATGTTTTCCGTGGTGCGCACGACGACCGGAATCACCAGCAGTGCCAGTGCCAGCGATCCGGCCCAGCCGGAGAAGTGCCCGACGCTGACAACATAGACTTCATAGACAAACAGGCCGATCACGATGGACGGTGCCGACAGCAGAATGTCGTTGATGAAACGGGTGGCCGGTGCCAGCCAGCCACGCTGACCGAACTCCGCCAGATAGATACCAGCCAGAATGCCGATCGGGGTGCCGATCAGCGTGCCGGAAATGGTCATGGCCAGGCTGCCGTAAATGGCATTGGCCAGGCCGCCCTGGCTGCCGGGTGGTGGCGTGCTCTGGGTGAATACCTGCATATTGATGCCGGACAGGCCGTGTTGCAGCAGGGTAAATAAAATCCAGAACAGCCAGAACAGGCCAAAGGCCATCGTCAGGGTGGACGCACCCATATTGAAGGCATTGACCAGACGGCGACGACGATAGATAGAAGTATTCATGGTGCTGCTGCTTCCGCTGCGATCCTGAACGTTCAGGGATTCGCTCAATGTGCTGTTAGCCATGATGATAGCGCCTTGTCAGGATGCCTTGCCTTCCTGTTTCTGCAGACGCAGCAACAGGAGCTTGGCGCAGGCCAGTACGACGAAGGTGATGAAGAACAGGATCAGACCCAGTTCGATCAGCGAGGCCATATGAAACTCGCCAGTCGCCTCGGCAAACTCGTTGGCCAGAGCCGAGGAGATCGACTGGCCCGGCTCGAACAGACCGACGGCAAAGCGCGATGAGTTACCGATCACGAAGGTCACTGCCATGGTTTCACCCAGTGCGCGGCCCAGCCCCAGCATGATGCCGCCGACCACACCGGTCTTGGTGTAAGGCAGTACGACATAGCGCACCACCTCCCAGGTGGTGGAGCCCAGACCATAGGCCGACTCTTTCAGCATGGTCGGTACCACTTCAAACACATCACGCATGACCGAGGCGATAAAGGGAATCACCATCACGGCCAGAATCAGCCCGGCAGTAAAGACGCCAATACCCATCGGCGCGCCCTGGAACAGCAGCCCGATCAGCGGGATATCGCCCAGATTGTCGATCAGCACGGGCTGGATATGGTCGGCAAACAGCGGGGCAAACACGAACAGGCCCCACATGCCATAAATGATAGAGGGAATGCCTGCCAGCAGCTCAACAGCAATACCCAGCGGGCGCTTGAGAACGTTGGGGCAAAGCTCGGTCAGAAACACGGCAATGCCGAAGCTGACTGGTACACCAATCAGCAAGGCAATCACCGATGTGGCCAGCGTGCCGAATACCGGCACCAGAGCGCCGAATTTCTGTGCGACCGGATCCCAGTCACTATCGATCAGAAAGCTCCAGCCGAAACGGCTCAGGCTGGGCATGGCACCAATGATGAGGGAAATCAGGATGCCCACCAGCAAGGCCAATACCAAAAAGGCAAAGCAGCGAGTGGATACCCTGAAGATATTGTCTAGCAGCATCTGGCGCTGCATTTGCTGGTTATTGCTGAACTTTTCCATGAGGATACTCGGTCGCGTCTCAGACAAAAAGCCGGGGTTGCTCACCCCGGCCTTGGTACCACACCGGCAGCTGCATCAGCTTGCATGCCGCTGGCCGGTGTCGCCATGCTGCACTCAGTTCAGTACCGGCTTGCCACTGGCGTCGGTAATCTGCTTCCAGCTGGTGCGAATCACGGCCTTCACGCTGTCCGGCATCGGGATGTAATCCAGATCCAGAGCGGTCTTGTCGCCATTCTTGTAAGCCCAGTCGAAGAACTTCAGTACTTCAGTACCTTGTGCCGGCTTGTCCTGCTTCTTGTGCATCAGGATGAAGGTGGCGCCAGAAATCGGCCAGCTGTCCTTGCCTGCCTGATTGGTAAGAATCAGATAGAAGCCAGGGGCTTTTTTCCAGTCAGCATTGGCCGCTGCGGCTTTGAACGTTTTTTCATCCGGGGAAACAAAGTTGCCGGATTCGTTCTTCAATTGGCCATAAGCCAGTTTGTTCTGTTTGGCATAAGCGTACTCAACATAACCAATGGCACCCTTGATGCGGGTTACATAGTTGGCCACGCCTTCATTACCCTTGCCACCTACACCGGTCGGCCAGTTAACCGCAGTGTTGGAACCAACCTTGCTGGCCCACTCGCTGGAAACCTTGGACAGGTAGTTGGTGAAGATGAAGCTGGTACCCGAGCCATCGGAACGGCGCACCACGGTGATTTTCTGATCCGGCAGCTTGACGCCCGGATTCAGGCTGGCCAGTGCCGGGTCATTCCATTTGGAAACCTTGCCGAGGAAAATGTCAGCCAGCACCGGGCCGGTAAACTTGACCTGGCCTGCGCTGATGCCCGGAACGTTGACAACCGGAACCACGCCGCCAATAACGGTCGGGAACTGGGTCAGTCCGGATTTTTCCAGCTCTTCAGCTTTCAGCGGCATGTCGGAAGCACCGAAATCAACAGTCTTGGACTGGATTTGCTTGATGCCGCCACCAGAGCCGATGGACTGGTAGTTCATGCTGTTATTGGTTGTAGCCTTGTAGGTGGTTGCCCACTTTGCATACAAGGGATACGGGAAAGTAGCGCCGGCGCCGGTGATGTCGGCAGCCATGGCTGCACCAGCGACGAAGCCGGCGGACAAGGCCAGCGAGGCGACCAGACGTACGGACTGTTTCATGCTTGCTCCTGAATTATTAGGGTAAGGCCCTGCGAGGTGTTGAGGCGCATCCTATCCCTTCAAGTTTTCAGAAATATTACAAGTCGTGGAAAAGCAGATTGCGGAGTTTTGACGATGACGGGACTAGGGATATAATCCGCAGCACTTAAACGGAGGCACCCGGACATGGCAGGCAAGCTGATTATCGGAAACTGGAAGATGAACACCCGCGCGCAAGGCGCGCAAACCCTGCTGGATGCACTGCTTGCTGAGCCGGCATGTAATCAGTCGTGGGTCGGGGTGGCCGCCCCTGCCGTGTACCTGGCTATGCTTGCGCATCGGCTGCAGGGTGCATCTCTTCAACTGGCTGCGCAGGATGTGAGTGCCTTTGCTAATGACGGTGCGTATACCGGGGAGGTCTCGGCGGCCATGCTGCGGGATGTCGGTTGTGCTTATGTTCTGGTCGGCCATTCCGAGCGCCGGCAGTATTTTGCCGAGAGCAACCCGCTACTGCTGGCCAAGATGAACAATGCCCTTGCCGCGGGCGTGGTGCCAGTGCTGTGCGTGGGCGAAACGCTGGAGCAGCGCGAGCAAGGGGACTACCTGCAGGTCATTTATCAGCAATTGTCCATTCTTGCTGATATCGATG is from Aquitalea aquatilis and encodes:
- the pstS gene encoding phosphate ABC transporter substrate-binding protein PstS, with protein sequence MKQSVRLVASLALSAGFVAGAAMAADITGAGATFPYPLYAKWATTYKATTNNSMNYQSIGSGGGIKQIQSKTVDFGASDMPLKAEELEKSGLTQFPTVIGGVVPVVNVPGISAGQVKFTGPVLADIFLGKVSKWNDPALASLNPGVKLPDQKITVVRRSDGSGTSFIFTNYLSKVSSEWASKVGSNTAVNWPTGVGGKGNEGVANYVTRIKGAIGYVEYAYAKQNKLAYGQLKNESGNFVSPDEKTFKAAAANADWKKAPGFYLILTNQAGKDSWPISGATFILMHKKQDKPAQGTEVLKFFDWAYKNGDKTALDLDYIPMPDSVKAVIRTSWKQITDASGKPVLN
- the tpiA gene encoding triose-phosphate isomerase codes for the protein MAGKLIIGNWKMNTRAQGAQTLLDALLAEPACNQSWVGVAAPAVYLAMLAHRLQGASLQLAAQDVSAFANDGAYTGEVSAAMLRDVGCAYVLVGHSERRQYFAESNPLLLAKMNNALAAGVVPVLCVGETLEQREQGDYLQVIYQQLSILADIDAGEYLVAYEPVWAIGTGKVATLEQIAEIHSAIKTWCLQNAKPSANIRVLYGGSVKAENAESILMTDNVDGALVGGASLDAGSFRMICQAAGKLI